The Streptomyces pactum genome contains a region encoding:
- a CDS encoding CHAT domain-containing protein codes for MVFAAPGEALARAEELLGADPAPLHASIAHQVIGIWQRDFGDTRRALAHLRRARDLAARADSAEREADVLATLGVALVHSGRTREGLAAFERGVARGTGHTRARVLYRRAYVWWVLGRHGEALEDVRRAIPVLRQADDVIWTARALTLRATVHLALGAVERADADFTAAEALWDTTGQEHDKADAVESRGLAAFRSGDVPAALRLLDEAEERYAKLGVPTFMLTIRRCEVLMAAGLAPEALTEADGAIAALDEIGGQSTRKAELLLVAARAARLAGDPQTALARAAVAVRLFAGQRRTWYETHARLVLIEARVATGRASGRLVADAAAVAERLAAFGAPAAPEASLLAGRIALGLGWAADAERHLAVAARSRHSGPPLARMTGWAAQALRAGSARGVLEACRRGLDVLDDHRMTLGASELRARATAQGAELAALAQRASLVSGGPRRLLVWSERWRATVLSAPPTRPPADPALLSGMTAFREIAARAEEARRDGGRPVPALEREQRRLEREIRSRTLHMRGEAPDDGDRFDVGRLLERLGDDVQLVELAVLDGRVHVLLCGRGRVRRFEAGLLADAEREAEHVQAGLRRLAHPGAEARLPLVEAAGARLQKLLLGPAAAHLGSGPVVVVPPGRLHRVPWALLPVLRDRVLSVSPSASSWLRAKETAPPPGGREVLVRGPGLASGGAEVPVLADRYGGARSPGSPATWAGPPVGGYGETTAGPPHRRAGAHDTGKGDARDDATHDVYRKTTAGPPHRTAGAHDTGEGDARDDATHDVGDGAGAPSSSAGRGGAAPARDGGVRAAGAAAGGRRDGPTVLEGDEARVPRVLRELDGAALAHIAAHGTFRADSPLFSSLRMADGPLIVHDFERLDRSPYRIILSCCDTARFASVGADELLGLVTALLPLGTAGVVACSAPVNDAAVVPLMLALHKGLDAGLSLAEALRDARAALPDDAMHQATGWAFSAFGAA; via the coding sequence ATGGTGTTCGCCGCCCCGGGCGAAGCGCTGGCGCGGGCGGAGGAGCTGCTCGGGGCCGATCCCGCACCGCTGCACGCCTCGATCGCCCATCAGGTGATCGGCATCTGGCAGCGGGACTTCGGGGACACCCGGCGCGCGCTGGCCCATCTCCGGCGCGCCCGCGATCTCGCGGCTCGCGCGGATTCGGCCGAGCGGGAGGCGGACGTACTGGCCACGCTCGGGGTCGCGCTGGTGCACTCCGGCCGTACCCGGGAGGGTCTGGCCGCTTTCGAGCGGGGCGTGGCACGCGGCACCGGGCACACCCGGGCGCGGGTGCTGTACCGGCGGGCGTACGTGTGGTGGGTGCTGGGCCGGCACGGCGAGGCGCTGGAGGACGTGCGGCGGGCGATCCCGGTGCTGCGGCAGGCAGACGACGTGATCTGGACCGCGCGGGCGCTGACCCTGCGGGCCACCGTGCATCTGGCGCTCGGCGCGGTGGAGCGCGCGGACGCGGACTTCACCGCGGCGGAGGCGCTGTGGGACACCACCGGCCAGGAGCACGACAAGGCGGACGCGGTGGAGAGCCGGGGGCTGGCGGCGTTCCGCTCGGGTGACGTGCCGGCGGCGCTGCGGCTGCTGGACGAGGCGGAGGAGCGGTACGCGAAGCTGGGCGTGCCGACGTTCATGCTCACCATCCGGCGCTGCGAGGTGCTGATGGCGGCGGGGCTCGCCCCGGAGGCGCTGACCGAGGCGGACGGGGCGATCGCCGCGCTGGACGAGATCGGCGGGCAGTCCACCCGGAAGGCGGAGTTGCTGCTGGTCGCGGCGCGGGCGGCCCGGCTGGCGGGCGATCCGCAGACCGCGCTCGCGCGTGCGGCCGTCGCGGTGCGGCTGTTCGCCGGGCAGCGGCGCACCTGGTACGAGACGCACGCCCGGCTGGTGCTGATCGAGGCGCGGGTCGCGACGGGGCGTGCGTCGGGGCGGCTGGTCGCGGACGCGGCGGCGGTGGCGGAGCGGCTGGCCGCCTTCGGGGCGCCGGCCGCGCCGGAGGCGTCGCTGCTGGCGGGCCGGATCGCGCTGGGGCTCGGCTGGGCGGCGGACGCGGAACGGCATCTCGCGGTCGCCGCGCGCAGCCGGCACAGCGGGCCGCCGCTGGCGCGGATGACGGGCTGGGCCGCGCAGGCGCTGCGGGCGGGATCGGCGCGGGGTGTGCTGGAGGCCTGTCGGCGGGGTCTGGACGTCCTCGACGACCACCGGATGACGCTGGGTGCCTCGGAGCTGCGGGCGCGGGCGACCGCGCAGGGAGCCGAGCTGGCGGCGCTGGCGCAGCGGGCGAGTCTGGTCTCGGGCGGGCCGCGGCGGCTGCTGGTGTGGAGCGAGCGCTGGCGGGCGACGGTGCTGTCGGCACCGCCGACCCGGCCGCCGGCCGATCCCGCACTGCTGAGCGGTATGACGGCGTTCCGCGAGATCGCCGCCCGGGCGGAGGAGGCCAGGAGGGACGGCGGCCGTCCCGTCCCCGCGCTGGAGCGCGAACAGCGGCGTCTGGAGCGGGAGATCCGCTCCCGCACCCTGCACATGCGGGGCGAGGCGCCGGACGACGGCGACCGGTTCGATGTCGGGCGCCTGCTGGAGCGGCTGGGCGACGACGTACAACTGGTCGAGCTGGCCGTGCTCGACGGGCGGGTGCACGTACTGCTGTGCGGGCGGGGGCGGGTCCGGCGGTTCGAGGCGGGTCTGCTGGCCGACGCGGAACGGGAGGCCGAGCACGTACAGGCCGGTCTCCGGCGGCTGGCCCACCCGGGGGCGGAGGCCAGGCTGCCGCTGGTGGAGGCGGCGGGCGCGCGCCTTCAAAAGCTCCTGCTGGGCCCCGCGGCGGCGCACCTCGGCTCCGGGCCGGTCGTCGTGGTCCCCCCGGGCCGACTGCACCGGGTGCCGTGGGCCCTGCTGCCCGTGCTGCGCGACCGGGTGCTGAGCGTGTCGCCGTCCGCGAGTAGCTGGCTCCGCGCGAAGGAGACCGCGCCCCCGCCCGGCGGCCGCGAGGTCCTGGTACGCGGGCCGGGGCTGGCTAGCGGCGGCGCGGAGGTGCCGGTGCTCGCCGACCGCTACGGGGGAGCGCGGAGTCCCGGCTCCCCGGCGACGTGGGCGGGGCCGCCGGTGGGCGGGTACGGGGAGACGACCGCGGGGCCCCCACACCGAAGGGCCGGGGCCCACGACACCGGCAAAGGCGACGCACGGGACGACGCGACGCACGACGTGTACAGGAAGACGACCGCGGGGCCCCCACACCGGACGGCCGGGGCCCACGACACCGGCGAAGGCGACGCACGGGACGACGCGACGCACGACGTGGGGGACGGCGCAGGGGCTCCCTCCTCGTCCGCCGGGCGGGGCGGCGCCGCTCCCGCGCGGGACGGCGGCGTGCGGGCGGCCGGAGCGGCGGCCGGTGGCCGACGGGACGGGCCCACCGTGCTGGAAGGGGACGAGGCACGGGTGCCGCGGGTGTTGCGGGAACTGGACGGGGCCGCGCTGGCGCACATCGCCGCGCACGGGACGTTTCGCGCGGACAGCCCCTTGTTCTCGTCGCTGCGGATGGCGGACGGGCCGCTCATCGTGCACGACTTCGAGCGCCTGGACCGCAGCCCGTACCGGATCATCCTGTCCTGCTGCGACACCGCCCGGTTCGCCTCGGTCGGCGCGGACGAACTGCTCGGGCTGGTCACCGCGCTGCTGCCGCTGGGCACGGCCGGGGTGGTGGCGTGCAGCGCGCCGGTCAACGACGCGGCGGTGGTGCCGCTGATGCTGGCCCTGCACAAGGGCCTGGACGCCGGACTGTCCTTGGCGGAGGCGCTGCGCGACGCGCGGGCCGCGCTGCCGGACGACGCGATGCACCAGGCGACGGGGTGGGCGTTCTCCGCGTTCGGGGCGGCCTGA
- a CDS encoding LuxR family transcriptional regulator AbsR2: MSMPAPVAVTISLRDAKTLRTPWPFTGRADELELVRRSVAAGRNGIVVTGPAGCGKTRLVTEAVRGADCARAAGTPEARGVPFAAFAHLLPESVTLHRAVHLLSGVRLLLIDDAHLLDDASAALVHQLAVHGRTRLLVVVTEGVDVPGAVSRLWSGELLPRLSLEPLPREETAELLTAGAGTALEPLTVDRLHRLSQGDLRLLRELLTAVSGQGLLSPVPGTDERAWRGRVPVTATVRERTAHVLDRARAEERDTLERLAFAEPLPLGLDVLDVWTLERLEAEGLVAVDDHGATRLAHPLHGPVLRAAAGRLRARRLARTPDQCGSALMEESDTLALRIEEADVRAWETPVGEWLVAEGAPLPARYAALRARFARLRGRLREAAAWAREGLRTNPDDASCREELALAAAQSGDARAGSHGAAAAWAAAARGDLDAAVRAAARGGDPYDAVRLGAPQRAAGRLTGVFAAHADALARGDGQALDRAAGELARRGFLLFAAEAHAQAVRVHRDPGAARTARTRAVALARRCQGARTPALSGLVLGELTARQRQIVTLAAAGLSNRQIAERLTLSVRTVGNHLYGAYTRLGAGDRGALPWLMELPEPQPA; encoded by the coding sequence ATGAGTATGCCGGCTCCTGTTGCCGTGACGATTTCTCTGCGGGACGCGAAGACACTTCGGACGCCCTGGCCGTTCACCGGGCGCGCCGACGAACTGGAGCTGGTACGCCGGTCCGTGGCCGCCGGACGGAACGGCATCGTGGTGACGGGCCCGGCCGGCTGCGGCAAGACCAGGCTCGTGACGGAGGCCGTCCGCGGCGCGGACTGCGCCAGGGCCGCCGGGACGCCCGAGGCCCGGGGGGTACCCTTCGCCGCCTTCGCCCACCTGCTGCCCGAGAGCGTCACGCTGCACCGCGCGGTACACCTCCTGTCCGGCGTACGGCTGCTGCTGATCGACGACGCTCACCTGCTCGACGACGCCTCCGCCGCCCTCGTGCACCAGCTCGCCGTGCACGGGCGCACCCGGCTCCTGGTCGTCGTCACCGAGGGCGTCGACGTGCCGGGCGCGGTGTCCAGGCTGTGGTCCGGGGAGCTGCTGCCGCGCCTGTCCCTGGAGCCGCTGCCCCGCGAGGAGACCGCCGAACTGCTCACCGCCGGTGCGGGCACCGCGCTGGAGCCGCTCACCGTCGACCGGCTGCACCGTCTGAGCCAGGGCGATCTGCGGCTGCTGCGCGAGCTGTTGACCGCCGTGAGCGGGCAGGGTCTGCTCAGCCCGGTCCCGGGCACGGACGAGCGGGCCTGGCGCGGGCGGGTGCCGGTCACCGCGACGGTACGGGAGCGCACCGCCCACGTCCTCGACCGCGCCCGCGCCGAGGAGCGCGACACGCTCGAACGCCTCGCCTTCGCCGAGCCGCTTCCGCTCGGCCTGGACGTCCTCGACGTATGGACCCTGGAGCGTCTCGAGGCCGAGGGCCTGGTCGCCGTCGACGACCACGGCGCCACCCGCCTCGCCCACCCCCTGCACGGTCCGGTGCTGCGCGCCGCCGCCGGCAGGCTGCGGGCGCGGCGCCTGGCCCGCACCCCGGACCAGTGCGGGTCCGCCCTCATGGAGGAGAGCGACACGCTGGCCCTGCGCATCGAGGAGGCCGACGTACGGGCGTGGGAGACGCCCGTGGGGGAGTGGCTGGTGGCCGAGGGGGCTCCGCTGCCGGCGCGGTACGCGGCGCTGCGCGCCAGGTTCGCACGCCTGCGCGGCCGACTGCGCGAGGCCGCCGCCTGGGCCCGCGAAGGACTGCGGACCAACCCCGACGACGCGTCCTGCCGCGAGGAACTCGCCTTGGCCGCCGCCCAGTCGGGTGACGCGAGGGCGGGAAGCCACGGGGCGGCCGCGGCCTGGGCCGCCGCCGCACGCGGCGACCTCGACGCGGCGGTCCGGGCGGCCGCCCGCGGCGGGGACCCGTACGACGCCGTCCGGCTCGGCGCCCCCCAGCGGGCGGCCGGCCGGCTGACCGGCGTCTTCGCCGCGCACGCCGACGCCCTCGCGCGGGGCGACGGGCAGGCGCTGGACCGGGCGGCCGGGGAGCTGGCACGGCGCGGGTTCCTGCTGTTCGCGGCCGAGGCACACGCCCAGGCCGTCCGCGTCCACCGCGACCCGGGCGCCGCCCGTACCGCCCGCACCCGAGCCGTCGCCCTCGCCCGGCGCTGTCAGGGCGCCCGCACGCCCGCCCTGTCCGGTCTGGTGCTCGGCGAACTCACCGCCCGCCAGCGGCAGATCGTCACACTCGCCGCGGCCGGCCTGAGCAACCGGCAGATCGCGGAGAGACTCACCCTGTCCGTCCGCACCGTCGGAAACCACCTCTACGGCGCCTACACCCGCCTCGGCGCCGGCGACCGGGGAGCCCTGCCCTGGCTGATGGAGCTGCCCGAGCCCCAGCCCGCCTGA
- the absR1 gene encoding beta-glucuronidase AbsR1 gives MTARYCSLAQQPAPAFAPGLAAERLAALVGGQRMWVNGTVLHYCFLGGDTDSSVVPMPGTGRPARVSWVGTEEQRDVVRDCFREWQDLGIGLGLTEVGDRSEAELRIGFQPGDGSWSAVGKDALRVGLNDRTMNFGWDLTASGERATALHQIGHALGMLHEHQSPFAGILWDDEAVYAELAGPPNHWSRERTFHNILRKLRTDEVNGPVWDPQSIMEYPFPSGLILEPEHYRSGLRPPGTLSAADKEFALRWYPPTGRPGPLVPFRSVPLGLGPGEQADFRVDPPETREYTVGTFGDSDAVVVIFEERDGVPRYLAGTDDGGTPDNATIRARFVKGRRYVVRVRLYSAWGAGETAVMCW, from the coding sequence ATGACCGCACGCTACTGCTCGCTCGCGCAGCAGCCTGCCCCCGCGTTCGCGCCGGGGCTGGCCGCCGAGCGCCTCGCCGCGCTCGTCGGCGGGCAGCGGATGTGGGTCAACGGCACCGTTCTGCACTACTGCTTCCTCGGCGGCGACACCGACTCGTCCGTCGTTCCCATGCCCGGCACCGGCCGGCCCGCGCGGGTGTCGTGGGTGGGTACCGAGGAGCAGCGGGACGTGGTGCGCGACTGCTTCCGGGAGTGGCAGGACCTCGGTATCGGACTCGGCCTCACCGAGGTCGGCGACCGCTCGGAGGCCGAGCTGCGGATCGGCTTCCAGCCCGGTGACGGGTCCTGGTCGGCGGTGGGCAAGGACGCGCTACGGGTCGGTCTGAACGACCGTACGATGAACTTCGGCTGGGACCTGACCGCGTCCGGTGAGCGCGCGACGGCCCTGCACCAGATCGGGCACGCGCTCGGCATGCTGCACGAGCACCAGAGCCCGTTCGCCGGCATCCTCTGGGACGACGAGGCCGTCTACGCCGAACTGGCTGGCCCGCCGAACCACTGGAGCCGGGAGCGGACCTTCCACAACATCCTGCGCAAGCTCCGTACGGACGAGGTCAACGGGCCGGTCTGGGACCCTCAGTCGATCATGGAGTACCCGTTTCCGTCGGGCCTGATACTGGAGCCGGAGCACTACCGCTCGGGCCTGCGTCCGCCCGGTACCCTCTCCGCCGCCGACAAGGAGTTCGCCCTGCGCTGGTACCCGCCCACCGGCCGGCCGGGACCGCTGGTGCCGTTCCGTTCGGTGCCGCTCGGGCTCGGACCGGGCGAGCAGGCCGACTTCCGGGTGGATCCGCCGGAGACCCGGGAGTACACCGTGGGCACCTTCGGTGACAGCGACGCCGTCGTCGTGATCTTCGAGGAGCGGGACGGCGTGCCCCGCTACCTCGCCGGTACGGACGACGGGGGAACCCCCGACAACGCCACGATCAGGGCCCGTTTCGTCAAGGGCCGCCGTTATGTCGTCCGGGTGCGTCTGTACTCCGCGTGGGGTGCGGGCGAGACGGCGGTCATGTGCTGGTGA
- a CDS encoding bile acid:sodium symporter family protein, with the protein MRTERPDHLRNDTTGNDTTGDRSARRAVTVFPILVLAAGALGLLLPGSLTGWSESVPYLLGVVMFCMGITMTPEDFRGVVKRPWAVALGLVAHYVIMPGLGWAVAHLLDLPPQLAAGVILVGCAPSGTASNVVTYLARGDVALSVSVATVSTLVAPLVTPPLTLLLAGEYLPVDAGSMVADILKTVLAPVLAGLAVRLLAGRYVERALPALPWLSALTISVIVAVVVAGSADAIKSAAGLVFVAVVLHNGLGLALGYGAGRLGRLGEPASRAMAFEVGMQNSGLAASLATAHFSPLAALPAAVFSVWHNVSGAVTAAWLSRRGR; encoded by the coding sequence GTGCGAACCGAACGACCCGATCACCTCCGCAACGACACCACCGGAAACGACACCACCGGCGACCGCTCCGCGCGGCGCGCCGTCACCGTCTTCCCGATCCTCGTCCTCGCGGCCGGCGCCCTCGGCCTGCTGCTCCCCGGGAGTCTCACCGGATGGAGCGAGTCGGTGCCGTACCTGCTCGGTGTCGTGATGTTCTGCATGGGCATCACCATGACGCCGGAGGACTTCCGCGGGGTCGTCAAGCGGCCCTGGGCGGTGGCTCTCGGACTGGTCGCGCACTACGTCATCATGCCGGGGCTCGGCTGGGCCGTCGCCCATCTGCTCGATCTGCCCCCGCAGCTCGCCGCCGGAGTGATTCTCGTGGGCTGCGCGCCCAGCGGCACGGCCTCCAACGTGGTGACGTACCTGGCCCGGGGTGACGTGGCCCTGTCGGTCTCCGTCGCGACCGTCTCGACGCTCGTCGCCCCGCTGGTCACCCCGCCCCTGACGCTGCTGCTGGCCGGCGAGTACCTCCCGGTCGACGCCGGGTCCATGGTCGCCGACATCCTCAAGACGGTGCTGGCGCCGGTCCTCGCGGGCCTGGCCGTACGGCTGCTGGCGGGGCGGTACGTGGAGCGGGCGCTGCCGGCGCTGCCCTGGCTGTCCGCGCTGACGATCTCGGTGATCGTGGCGGTGGTGGTGGCGGGCAGCGCCGACGCCATCAAGTCGGCCGCCGGGCTGGTGTTCGTCGCCGTGGTGCTGCACAACGGCCTCGGGCTGGCGCTCGGTTACGGTGCGGGACGCCTCGGCCGGCTCGGCGAACCGGCGAGCCGGGCCATGGCCTTCGAGGTCGGCATGCAGAACTCCGGCCTCGCGGCCTCCCTGGCCACCGCCCACTTCAGCCCGCTGGCGGCCCTGCCGGCCGCGGTGTTCTCCGTCTGGCACAACGTCTCCGGCGCCGTGACCGCGGCGTGGCTGTCACGCCGGGGGCGGTGA
- a CDS encoding cupin domain-containing protein — translation MTQSFLVHVPDAELAPEPLSPAQIVSGTPEVTGKVVWRSADGRQERGVWQITPGVVTDTEADEMFVVLSGSATIEVADGPTLKVGPGDLAVLREGDRTTWTVHETLRKAYAINLT, via the coding sequence ATGACCCAAAGCTTCCTTGTCCATGTGCCCGACGCCGAGCTCGCACCCGAACCCCTCTCCCCCGCGCAGATCGTGTCCGGCACCCCCGAGGTGACGGGCAAGGTGGTCTGGCGGTCGGCGGACGGCCGCCAGGAACGAGGCGTCTGGCAGATCACGCCGGGCGTCGTCACCGACACCGAGGCGGACGAGATGTTCGTCGTGCTCAGCGGCTCGGCCACGATCGAGGTGGCGGACGGCCCGACGCTGAAGGTGGGGCCGGGCGACCTGGCGGTGCTGCGCGAGGGCGACCGTACGACGTGGACGGTGCACGAGACGCTGCGCAAGGCGTACGCGATCAACCTCACGTAG
- a CDS encoding response regulator, translating to MIRVLVADDETIVRAGVRAILTTEPGIEVVAEAADGREAVELARRHRPDVALLDIRMPELDGLAAAGELRTTNPDTAVIVLTTFGEDRYIERALDQGVAGFLLKASDPRDLISGVHAVAAGGACLSPLVARRLMTELRRAPSPRSAASGERVAVLSGREREVLGMLGAGLSNAEIARRMHLVEGTIKAYVSAILHRLGVRNRVQAAIVAYEAGLVNDA from the coding sequence ATGATCCGCGTACTGGTCGCCGACGACGAGACCATCGTCAGGGCCGGCGTGCGCGCCATCCTGACCACCGAGCCCGGCATCGAGGTGGTCGCCGAGGCGGCCGACGGGCGCGAGGCGGTCGAACTGGCCCGCAGACACCGCCCCGACGTGGCACTGCTGGACATCCGCATGCCGGAGCTGGACGGCCTGGCCGCCGCGGGCGAACTGCGGACCACCAACCCGGACACCGCGGTGATCGTCCTCACCACCTTCGGCGAGGACAGGTACATCGAGCGCGCCCTGGACCAGGGGGTGGCCGGGTTCCTGCTCAAGGCGTCCGATCCGCGCGACCTGATCTCCGGAGTGCACGCCGTGGCCGCCGGGGGCGCGTGTCTCTCACCGCTGGTCGCGCGCCGGCTGATGACCGAACTGCGCAGGGCCCCCTCACCCCGCTCGGCCGCCTCGGGCGAGCGGGTCGCCGTACTGTCCGGGCGTGAGCGGGAGGTCCTGGGCATGCTGGGGGCCGGCCTGTCGAACGCCGAGATCGCGCGGCGCATGCATCTGGTCGAGGGCACGATCAAGGCGTACGTCAGCGCGATCCTCCACCGGTTGGGGGTGCGCAACCGTGTGCAGGCGGCGATCGTCGCCTACGAGGCGGGACTGGTGAACGACGCGTAG
- a CDS encoding sensor histidine kinase, producing the protein MQRWRTVRGRSGTFTRTLRTLRTLRTPRTPRTPRVQGAPRVERALRVLRADRPFSRLGDHGLLLALLLPSAFDTEVPATAPAVWLTACLAITAAVAVRRTAPLPSLLLAALLALFYPWFGASLWPAVAAAVLSWGAGRRLTRLWPAHAVFLGATAAGLLVVGALAEAKDGLSLLMIQFLSCVLPWWAGDWRRQRTALAHAGWQRAEQLEWRQRAVAEQARLKERARIAQEIHDSLGHELSVMALLAGGLELSKDLSEEHRDVLGQLRQRCSLATERLHEAIGLLREETAPALVPAHESVAQLVDRFERSAGPVDFHEEGAPPGAGAPSGRDTRRGEAAPSPSELAAYRVVQEALTNAAKHAPGAPVAVRVLHRPDETVVTIVNERPGGADRPSATGSGAGLIGLDERVRLAGGTLRTGPGPDGFEVHARLPHTPRVPQRTVDPATGVPGTGPVPGAASCTASGAAPFTASGAAPRTASGTAPPPERSASASALLRARTRLRRDARRAALLPALLGAGIVALLAGLYAATSTTTSVTSEDYARIRLGETRADLEPLLPARRIGRPPPVIPEPLVPPGATCEYYRASENLLDFGDTMYRLCFTDDVLVAKDTL; encoded by the coding sequence ATGCAGCGATGGCGGACCGTGCGCGGACGAAGCGGTACCTTCACGCGGACTCTGCGGACTCTGCGGACTCTGCGGACTCCGCGGACTCCGCGGACTCCGCGGGTTCAGGGGGCTCCGCGGGTTGAGCGGGCCCTGCGGGTTCTGCGGGCCGACCGGCCCTTCTCCCGGCTCGGTGACCACGGCCTGCTCCTCGCGCTCCTGCTGCCCTCCGCCTTCGACACGGAGGTGCCCGCGACCGCCCCGGCCGTCTGGCTGACCGCGTGCCTGGCCATCACCGCCGCGGTCGCGGTGCGGCGTACGGCGCCGTTGCCGTCCCTGCTGCTCGCGGCTCTCCTCGCGCTCTTCTACCCGTGGTTCGGCGCGAGTCTGTGGCCGGCGGTGGCCGCCGCTGTTCTGAGCTGGGGCGCGGGCCGCCGCCTGACCCGGCTGTGGCCCGCGCACGCGGTGTTCCTCGGGGCCACGGCGGCCGGGCTCCTCGTGGTCGGCGCTCTTGCCGAGGCCAAGGACGGGCTCAGCCTGCTGATGATCCAGTTCCTGTCCTGCGTCCTGCCGTGGTGGGCAGGCGACTGGCGCCGGCAGCGCACCGCACTGGCCCACGCCGGCTGGCAGCGTGCCGAGCAACTGGAGTGGAGGCAGCGCGCCGTCGCCGAGCAGGCCAGGCTCAAGGAGCGCGCCAGGATCGCGCAGGAGATCCACGACTCCCTCGGCCACGAGCTGAGCGTGATGGCCCTGCTCGCCGGTGGACTGGAACTTTCCAAGGACCTTTCCGAGGAACACCGGGACGTGCTGGGACAGTTGAGGCAGCGCTGCTCGCTCGCCACCGAACGGCTGCACGAGGCGATCGGGCTGTTGCGGGAGGAGACCGCCCCCGCTCTGGTGCCCGCCCACGAGTCGGTCGCCCAGCTCGTGGACCGCTTCGAACGATCGGCCGGGCCGGTGGATTTCCACGAGGAGGGCGCACCACCCGGGGCGGGTGCACCCTCCGGCCGGGACACCCGACGGGGAGAGGCCGCGCCCTCTCCGTCCGAGCTCGCCGCCTACCGCGTGGTTCAGGAGGCGCTGACCAACGCGGCCAAGCACGCGCCGGGCGCCCCGGTCGCCGTCCGGGTGCTGCACCGACCGGACGAGACCGTGGTGACGATCGTCAACGAGCGCCCGGGGGGAGCCGACCGCCCGTCCGCCACGGGCAGCGGTGCCGGACTGATCGGCCTCGACGAGCGGGTCCGCCTGGCGGGCGGCACCCTGCGGACCGGCCCGGGGCCGGACGGCTTCGAGGTGCACGCCCGGCTGCCGCACACCCCGCGGGTCCCGCAGAGAACGGTGGACCCGGCCACCGGTGTACCGGGCACCGGACCGGTGCCCGGCGCCGCCTCCTGCACCGCGTCCGGCGCCGCGCCCTTCACCGCGTCCGGCGCCGCGCCCCGCACCGCGTCCGGCACCGCGCCCCCGCCGGAGCGCAGCGCGTCGGCGTCGGCGCTGCTGCGGGCCAGGACCCGCCTCCGCCGTGACGCCCGGCGGGCCGCGCTGCTGCCGGCGCTGCTCGGCGCGGGGATCGTGGCACTGCTCGCCGGTCTCTACGCCGCCACCTCGACGACCACGTCGGTCACGTCCGAGGACTACGCGCGCATACGGCTCGGGGAGACGCGCGCGGATCTGGAGCCGCTGCTCCCGGCACGGCGGATCGGGAGGCCACCGCCGGTCATCCCGGAACCCCTCGTGCCGCCCGGCGCCACCTGCGAGTACTACCGGGCGAGCGAGAACCTGCTCGACTTCGGGGACACCATGTACCGGTTGTGCTTCACGGATGATGTCCTGGTGGCCAAGGACACGCTCTGA
- a CDS encoding ATP-binding cassette domain-containing protein, with the protein MITSDRLTKRYGDRTAVSDLSFTINPGKVTGFLGPNGAGKSTTMRMIVGLDAPTSGQVRVGGRRYPQLRHPLREVGALLDSRAGHPGRSAHHHLLGLARSNGIPSSRVGEVLETVGLTEVARKRVGSFSLGMGQRLGIASALLGDPKVLLFDEPVNGLDPDGVRWVRELMRSLAAEGRTVLVSSHLMSEMQETADHLLVIGRGRILADAPIEEVLAGSSLTAVRVRTPEPDVLGRELRGHGMKVERDAESEPDELIVVGGTLREIGDLAFTHGVPVHELTLRKASLEQAYMELTAASVEYGSPVLSQVIDATRHERA; encoded by the coding sequence ATGATCACTTCGGACCGGCTGACCAAGCGGTACGGCGACAGGACCGCCGTGTCGGACCTCTCGTTCACGATCAACCCCGGCAAGGTCACGGGTTTCCTCGGCCCGAACGGCGCCGGCAAGTCGACCACCATGCGGATGATCGTCGGTCTCGACGCACCGACCTCGGGACAGGTACGGGTGGGCGGCCGGCGGTACCCGCAACTGCGGCACCCCCTGCGCGAGGTGGGCGCGCTGCTCGACTCCCGGGCCGGGCACCCCGGCCGCTCGGCCCACCACCATCTGCTCGGGCTGGCCCGGAGCAACGGCATCCCGTCGTCCCGGGTCGGTGAGGTCCTGGAGACCGTCGGCCTCACCGAGGTCGCGAGGAAGCGCGTCGGCTCCTTCTCCCTCGGCATGGGCCAGCGGCTCGGCATCGCCTCGGCGCTGCTCGGCGATCCGAAGGTGCTGCTCTTCGACGAGCCGGTCAACGGTCTCGACCCGGACGGCGTGCGCTGGGTGCGGGAGTTGATGCGCTCGCTGGCCGCGGAGGGCCGTACGGTCCTCGTCTCCAGCCACCTGATGAGCGAGATGCAGGAGACCGCCGACCACCTGCTGGTCATCGGCCGCGGCAGGATCCTCGCCGACGCCCCGATCGAGGAGGTCCTCGCGGGCAGCTCCCTCACCGCCGTACGCGTGCGCACCCCGGAGCCCGACGTACTGGGGCGGGAACTGCGCGGGCACGGCATGAAGGTGGAGCGGGACGCGGAGTCCGAGCCCGACGAACTCATCGTCGTCGGCGGCACCCTGAGGGAGATCGGCGACCTGGCGTTCACCCACGGCGTCCCGGTCCATGAACTGACCCTGCGCAAGGCCAGCCTGGAACAGGCGTACATGGAACTCACCGCCGCCAGCGTGGAGTACGGCTCGCCCGTACTTTCCCAGGTCATCGACGCCACCCGGCACGAGAGGGCGTGA